One window from the genome of Pseudonocardia hierapolitana encodes:
- a CDS encoding MFS transporter, with product MTARAAKHAGRHQWHDSAARRSRAPRHWLRAAAALFAIGYGANQFSSLMVMYREQAHYSAVTVAAFFGVYAAGLAPGLLLGGPASDRWGRRRLLLPALVVSAPASGVLALGGVAAVSEVALYTGRFLFGVVTGIAMAVGTTWAKELSQAPWDPGADAGAGARRAALGLSAGFGIGPLVAGVLAQWAPAPMELPYLVHIALTVAVVAAVAGLPETRPAGASRSGLRVHLPRRFRRVVAPMAPWVFGAPALSFAVQPAALGPRLAGFGLVYATLLTTVTLGAGIAVQSWARRTSPVTGSRLGLAALVAGLLVAAAAAAIGSAVLAVAAAVVLGASYGLCLVAGLIEVQRMAEPGRLGGLTAVFYALTYVGFALPVLLAALTGVAGYPVLLVGVALLAATSLALVARGGAGPARDLDASACSSDGSTGE from the coding sequence ATGACTGCGCGCGCCGCGAAGCACGCGGGCCGTCATCAGTGGCACGACAGCGCCGCTCGTCGCAGCCGCGCACCGCGGCACTGGCTGCGGGCGGCGGCCGCGCTGTTCGCCATCGGGTACGGGGCCAACCAGTTCAGCTCGTTGATGGTGATGTACCGGGAGCAGGCGCACTACTCGGCCGTCACGGTCGCGGCGTTCTTCGGCGTCTACGCCGCCGGGCTCGCGCCGGGTCTGTTGCTGGGTGGCCCGGCGTCCGACCGCTGGGGGCGGCGCAGGCTGCTGCTGCCGGCGCTCGTGGTGTCCGCGCCGGCCAGTGGCGTGCTCGCGCTCGGTGGCGTCGCGGCGGTGTCCGAGGTGGCGCTCTACACCGGCCGGTTCCTGTTCGGGGTGGTCACCGGGATCGCGATGGCCGTCGGCACGACGTGGGCGAAGGAGCTGTCGCAGGCGCCGTGGGACCCGGGCGCGGACGCCGGGGCGGGCGCGCGCCGGGCCGCGCTCGGGCTGTCGGCCGGGTTCGGCATCGGGCCGCTGGTGGCGGGGGTGCTCGCGCAGTGGGCGCCGGCGCCGATGGAGCTGCCGTACCTGGTGCACATCGCGTTGACGGTGGCCGTCGTGGCCGCTGTCGCGGGGCTGCCGGAGACGCGGCCCGCGGGCGCATCCCGGTCCGGCCTGCGGGTGCACCTGCCGCGGCGGTTCCGCCGGGTCGTCGCGCCGATGGCGCCGTGGGTGTTCGGTGCGCCGGCCCTGTCGTTCGCCGTGCAGCCCGCGGCGCTGGGCCCGCGCCTGGCCGGCTTCGGGCTCGTCTACGCCACGCTGCTCACCACCGTGACGCTCGGCGCAGGCATCGCCGTGCAGTCGTGGGCCCGGCGGACGTCCCCGGTGACCGGGTCCCGGCTCGGCCTCGCCGCGCTGGTCGCCGGCCTCCTCGTCGCCGCGGCCGCGGCCGCGATCGGTTCAGCGGTGCTCGCGGTGGCGGCAGCGGTCGTGCTCGGGGCGAGCTACGGGCTCTGCCTCGTCGCCGGCCTGATCGAGGTGCAGCGCATGGCGGAGCCGGGCCGGCTGGGCGGGCTCACCGCCGTCTTCTACGCGCTCACCTACGTCGGTTTCGCGCTGCCCGTCCTGCTGGCCGCGCTCACGGGCGTGGCCGGGTACCCGGTCCTGCTGGTCGGGGTGGCGCTGCTCGCGGCGACCAGCCTCGCCCTCGTCGCGAGGGGTGGCGCGGGGCCGGCCCGTGACCTCGACGCGTCCGCATGCTCGTCGGACGGGAGCACCGGCGAGTGA
- a CDS encoding M20/M25/M40 family metallo-hydrolase gives MQVIDPAHGVAELCSALVAIDTTNQARGDAVGEREAAELVARVLADEAGLDPVLLESAPRRTSVVARVAGRDPGLGALLVHGHLDVVPADPAGWTVPPFSGAVQDGYVWGRGAVDMKDACASVLAVLRSWRARGVRPRRDVVVAFVADEETGGAYGAEWLVREHRALFDGCAAAIGEGGGFPHPAGGVRFYPVGTAERGTLHLRLTATGRGGHGSRPNPDNAVVALVEALARVAAHRFPVRLTPTVREYLVRTAEALGVPAELDSEAGVDATIARVGHAGRLAAGVVRHTMTPTVLAAGGAVNVIPPVAEAMVDTRVLPGGLDEVNAALRELLGPRVRHEVVVQADPVQAPFDSPWFAAMADALQAGDPHAVVVPYCLGGGTDAKAFSALGIPCYGFAPLGPAPDGDGYDHRAMAHAVDERVPISGLEFGARVLDRFLLQV, from the coding sequence ATGCAGGTGATCGATCCGGCTCACGGGGTGGCAGAGCTGTGCTCCGCGCTCGTGGCCATCGACACCACGAACCAGGCCCGAGGCGACGCGGTGGGCGAGCGGGAGGCGGCCGAGCTCGTCGCCCGGGTGCTCGCCGACGAGGCCGGGCTCGATCCGGTGCTGCTCGAATCGGCCCCGCGGCGCACGAGCGTGGTGGCGCGCGTGGCCGGTCGCGATCCCGGGCTCGGCGCGCTGCTGGTGCACGGACACCTCGACGTCGTGCCCGCCGACCCGGCCGGTTGGACGGTGCCGCCATTCTCCGGGGCCGTCCAGGACGGGTACGTGTGGGGCCGCGGCGCGGTGGACATGAAGGACGCCTGCGCGAGCGTGCTGGCGGTGCTGCGGTCGTGGCGGGCCCGCGGGGTGCGTCCGCGGCGGGACGTGGTGGTCGCGTTCGTCGCCGACGAGGAGACCGGGGGCGCCTACGGGGCCGAGTGGCTGGTGCGCGAGCACCGGGCGCTGTTCGACGGGTGCGCGGCCGCCATCGGTGAGGGTGGCGGGTTCCCGCACCCGGCGGGCGGGGTGCGGTTCTACCCGGTCGGCACCGCCGAGCGCGGCACCCTGCACCTGCGGCTCACCGCGACGGGCCGGGGCGGGCACGGCTCGCGGCCGAACCCGGACAACGCCGTCGTCGCGCTGGTCGAAGCGCTGGCCCGGGTGGCCGCGCACCGGTTCCCGGTGCGGCTCACGCCGACCGTCCGCGAGTACCTGGTGCGCACGGCGGAGGCGTTGGGCGTGCCCGCTGAGCTGGACTCCGAGGCGGGCGTGGACGCGACGATCGCGCGCGTGGGCCACGCCGGCCGGCTGGCGGCCGGGGTGGTGCGCCACACGATGACGCCCACCGTGCTGGCCGCTGGCGGCGCCGTGAACGTGATCCCGCCCGTGGCCGAGGCGATGGTGGACACCCGGGTGCTGCCCGGCGGGCTGGACGAGGTGAACGCGGCGTTGCGCGAGCTGCTCGGCCCGCGGGTGCGGCACGAGGTGGTCGTGCAGGCCGATCCGGTGCAGGCGCCGTTCGACTCGCCGTGGTTCGCGGCGATGGCCGACGCGCTGCAGGCGGGGGACCCGCACGCCGTGGTCGTGCCGTACTGCCTCGGCGGTGGCACCGACGCGAAGGCGTTCTCGGCGCTCGGGATCCCGTGCTACGGCTTCGCGCCGCTGGGGCCTGCCCCGGACGGGGACGGCTACGACCACCGGGCGATGGCGCACGCCGTGGACGAGCGCGTGCCGATCAGCGGTCTGGAGTTCGGCGCGCGGGTGCTCGATCGCTTCCTGCTGCAGGTCTGA
- a CDS encoding S66 peptidase family protein, with the protein MTRVRPRPLRPGDRVAVVHPAGPPPPHLLTAGLDLLRSWDLRVDPVEAGRHPRLPYLAADDAARAAQLQTAWCDPDVAAVLCGRGGYGALRVLDLLDWDALTAAPPRLFAGASDITALHAVLGPRCGVVTLFGAMVATDAVHDPQAMQYLRRALFDPPAVLRGAPEAWTLVPGRATGTTAGGTLSLVVSTVGVDAVPPPPDGAIVLLEDVTEAPYRIDHFLTHLLRAGWFDEAAGIVLGSWQDCGPPEAVLDVLVDRLVPLGVPMVADFGFGHCRGQLTVPLGAEVELDADAATLTVV; encoded by the coding sequence GTGACCCGGGTCCGGCCGCGGCCGCTGCGTCCGGGCGACCGGGTGGCGGTCGTGCACCCGGCCGGGCCGCCCCCGCCGCACCTGCTCACCGCGGGGCTCGACCTGCTGCGCTCGTGGGACCTGCGCGTCGATCCGGTGGAGGCGGGCCGGCATCCCCGGCTGCCCTACCTCGCCGCCGATGACGCCGCTCGGGCGGCGCAGCTGCAGACCGCATGGTGCGACCCGGATGTGGCGGCCGTGCTCTGCGGGCGCGGCGGTTACGGCGCGCTGCGGGTCCTCGACCTGCTGGACTGGGACGCGCTGACCGCCGCGCCGCCCCGGCTGTTCGCCGGGGCCAGCGACATCACGGCGCTGCACGCCGTGCTCGGCCCGCGGTGCGGCGTCGTGACGCTGTTCGGTGCCATGGTCGCCACCGACGCCGTGCACGACCCGCAGGCGATGCAGTACCTGCGCCGGGCGCTGTTCGACCCTCCGGCGGTGCTGCGCGGCGCGCCGGAGGCGTGGACGCTGGTCCCCGGGCGCGCGACCGGCACCACCGCGGGGGGCACGCTCAGCCTGGTGGTCTCCACGGTCGGCGTCGACGCCGTGCCGCCCCCGCCGGACGGGGCGATCGTGCTGCTGGAGGACGTGACCGAGGCGCCGTACCGGATCGACCACTTCCTCACCCACCTGCTGCGAGCGGGCTGGTTCGACGAGGCCGCGGGGATCGTGCTCGGGTCGTGGCAGGACTGCGGGCCGCCGGAGGCGGTGCTGGACGTGCTCGTGGACCGGCTGGTCCCGCTGGGCGTGCCGATGGTGGCCGACTTCGGGTTCGGGCACTGCCGAGGCCAGCTCACGGTGCCGCTCGGGGCCGAGGTCGAGCTGGACGCCGACGCGGCCACACTCACCGTGGTCTAG
- a CDS encoding sodium:solute symporter family protein — translation MLAQTDLRLDTTWIDYVFVVFYFVLVLGIGVLARRSIASSLDFLLSGRSLPAWVTGLAFISANLGAIELIGMMANGAQYGVPTVHYYWIGAIPAMVFLGIVMMPFYYGSRARSVPEFLLMRFNATTQRVNGITFALAAVLIAGVNLYALGLILEALLGWSLALAVPVAALVVLSYTFLGGLNAAIYNEVLQFFVILALLIPLTVAGLARVGGWDGLREQVVALPPGPEQLSAWPGTTLTEIASPFLSVLGIVFGLGFVLSFGYWTTNFAEVQRALSARNMSAARRTPIIAAFPKALIPLVIIIPGMIAGVLVPQLTTLKEGGQTDVTYNNALSLLMNEVLPNGILGVALAGLLASFMAGMAANVSSLNTVFTYDLWQDWIRPGRPDEYYLRVGRTVTVVGCLLAIGTAFIAGSFENLMDYIQALFSFFNAPLFAIFILGLFWKRMTGTAGWTGLISGTVAAVLVDALVRVGTIPVSSQAGSFIGASAAFVVGIAVAAIVTRFTTPKPDSELVGLVWALTPRESRGKVRVAPSAAGEAAASAAAGPRLAAIEEVPATMHDEEGAWWQSPVVMGAIVLALTLVLYLIFA, via the coding sequence GTGCTCGCGCAGACGGACCTGCGGCTGGACACGACGTGGATCGACTACGTGTTCGTCGTCTTCTACTTCGTGCTGGTGCTCGGCATCGGGGTGCTCGCCCGCCGCTCCATCGCGTCCAGCCTGGACTTCCTGCTGTCGGGGCGGTCGTTGCCGGCGTGGGTCACGGGCCTGGCGTTCATCTCGGCGAACCTCGGCGCGATCGAGCTGATCGGGATGATGGCCAACGGCGCCCAGTACGGCGTGCCGACCGTGCACTACTACTGGATCGGCGCCATCCCGGCGATGGTGTTCCTCGGCATCGTGATGATGCCGTTCTACTACGGCAGCAGGGCCCGCAGCGTTCCGGAGTTCCTGCTGATGCGGTTCAACGCGACGACGCAGCGGGTCAACGGCATCACGTTCGCGCTGGCGGCCGTGCTCATCGCCGGGGTGAACCTGTACGCGCTCGGCCTGATCCTCGAGGCGTTGCTGGGTTGGTCGCTTGCGCTCGCGGTTCCCGTGGCCGCACTCGTCGTGCTGAGCTACACCTTCCTCGGCGGGCTGAACGCGGCGATCTACAACGAGGTCCTCCAGTTCTTCGTCATCCTGGCCCTCCTGATCCCGCTCACGGTCGCCGGGCTGGCCCGCGTCGGCGGGTGGGACGGTCTGCGTGAGCAGGTGGTCGCGCTCCCACCGGGCCCCGAGCAGCTGTCGGCCTGGCCGGGTACGACGCTCACCGAGATCGCCAGCCCGTTCCTGTCGGTCCTCGGCATCGTCTTCGGGCTCGGGTTCGTGCTCTCGTTCGGTTACTGGACGACGAACTTCGCGGAGGTGCAGCGCGCGCTCTCGGCCCGGAACATGTCGGCGGCTCGCCGCACCCCGATCATCGCCGCGTTCCCCAAGGCGCTGATCCCGCTGGTCATCATCATCCCCGGGATGATCGCCGGCGTGCTGGTCCCGCAGCTGACCACACTCAAGGAAGGCGGCCAGACCGACGTCACCTACAACAACGCGCTGTCGCTGTTGATGAACGAGGTGCTGCCCAACGGGATCCTCGGGGTGGCGCTGGCCGGGCTGCTGGCCTCGTTCATGGCGGGCATGGCGGCCAACGTCAGCTCGCTCAACACGGTGTTCACCTACGACCTGTGGCAGGACTGGATCCGGCCGGGCCGGCCGGACGAGTACTACCTGCGGGTGGGGCGCACGGTCACGGTGGTCGGTTGCCTGCTGGCGATCGGCACGGCGTTCATCGCGGGCAGCTTCGAGAACCTGATGGACTACATCCAGGCGTTGTTCAGCTTCTTCAACGCCCCGCTGTTCGCGATCTTCATCCTGGGGCTGTTCTGGAAGCGGATGACCGGGACGGCGGGCTGGACCGGGCTGATCTCGGGCACGGTCGCCGCGGTGCTCGTCGACGCGCTGGTGCGCGTCGGGACGATCCCGGTGTCCTCGCAGGCCGGGTCGTTCATCGGGGCGAGCGCGGCGTTCGTGGTCGGCATCGCGGTCGCCGCGATCGTCACGCGGTTCACCACGCCCAAACCCGACTCCGAGCTCGTCGGACTGGTGTGGGCGCTGACTCCGCGGGAGAGCCGCGGAAAGGTGCGCGTCGCGCCGTCCGCGGCGGGGGAGGCAGCCGCGAGCGCGGCCGCGGGGCCTCGCCTCGCGGCGATCGAGGAGGTGCCTGCCACGATGCACGACGAAGAGGGCGCGTGGTGGCAGTCGCCTGTGGTGATGGGCGCGATCGTCCTCGCGCTCACGCTCGTCCTGTACCTGATCTTCGCGTGA
- a CDS encoding GNAT family N-acetyltransferase has product MLELRPTPFDHPDAVRLIAEIQQVYVERYGGEDATLVDPREFDAPGGLFLVGYAGGEPVACGGWRARHAGGALRDGDAEIKRMYVAPAHRGRGYARAVLAELERTAAAAGLRRIVLETGTEQPEAIALYTSAGYVPMPPFGSYTGSPMSRYFSKPASPMAVSRRTPGSSRP; this is encoded by the coding sequence GTGCTCGAGCTGCGCCCCACGCCCTTCGACCACCCCGACGCAGTGCGCCTGATCGCCGAGATCCAGCAGGTCTACGTCGAGCGCTACGGCGGCGAGGACGCCACGCTCGTCGACCCGCGCGAGTTCGACGCGCCGGGCGGTCTCTTCCTCGTCGGGTACGCGGGCGGCGAGCCGGTGGCGTGCGGCGGGTGGCGGGCGCGGCACGCGGGCGGAGCGCTGCGCGACGGCGACGCCGAGATCAAGCGCATGTACGTGGCCCCTGCGCACCGCGGGAGGGGGTACGCCCGCGCGGTGCTCGCGGAGCTGGAGCGCACCGCCGCCGCGGCCGGGCTGCGGCGCATCGTGCTGGAGACCGGCACCGAGCAGCCCGAGGCGATCGCCCTGTACACCAGCGCGGGCTACGTGCCGATGCCCCCGTTCGGCTCCTACACCGGCTCGCCCATGAGCCGCTACTTCAGCAAGCCCGCGTCCCCCATGGCCGTCAGCCGCCGGACACCTGGGTCCAGCCGTCCGTGA
- a CDS encoding DUF418 domain-containing protein, producing MTPLVQGTSGPSLAPGLFLLGATLTRYGVIARIEESTLVPRGLGLACAAAGVPVLMARSGGADINIALPGLLFAGVYACILLVLLRTPLRPVLQALFTPLGRMTLTNYLTATVLVLVIARVIGGSSDTLSATTVVLIACPVLAVQWLWSALWLRHFRHGPLEWLWRWATWARRPPLRRGARG from the coding sequence GTGACGCCGCTGGTCCAGGGCACCAGTGGCCCGTCGCTCGCGCCCGGGTTGTTCCTGCTCGGCGCCACGCTGACCCGGTACGGCGTGATCGCTCGGATCGAGGAGTCCACGCTGGTGCCGCGCGGGCTGGGCCTGGCCTGCGCAGCGGCGGGGGTGCCTGTCCTCATGGCACGGTCCGGCGGGGCGGACATCAACATCGCCCTGCCCGGACTGCTGTTCGCGGGCGTGTACGCGTGCATCCTCCTGGTCCTGCTCAGGACGCCGCTCCGGCCGGTGTTGCAGGCGCTCTTCACACCGCTGGGACGGATGACGCTGACCAACTACCTGACCGCCACGGTCCTCGTCCTGGTCATCGCCCGCGTCATCGGCGGATCGTCCGACACGTTGTCGGCCACCACCGTTGTGCTGATCGCCTGCCCCGTCCTCGCCGTCCAGTGGCTGTGGTCGGCGCTCTGGCTGCGCCACTTCCGCCATGGCCCTCTCGAGTGGCTCTGGCGGTGGGCCACCTGGGCCCGCCGTCCACCCCTCAGGCGAGGCGCGAGGGGCTGA
- a CDS encoding ABC transporter substrate-binding protein yields the protein MLRRLGVTAAAVLLAGCATAPVGPDEDEAVGPVTLRFLSLASHEAGVAATERIVAAWNAAHPDVQVQLAEGTWDSVRDQLATQFQGGTAPDVIHAESTDVTGFARQGHLADLGPHLSEETRASVPQGVWDAVTVDGTVVAAPTLLQSYVVFANTTLLEQAGVAIPTSPTWTWDELADAARRTTTADRPGLGWGLQQPAATVMSLGLGFGGTFFTGSGRAAAVRVGDAELEVPRRIHDMAYVDRSLDPASLTQSGSDVITGLLAGRYAMVVAGSYVAQQLAESAPPGFAWRVLPALAGTSPNQAANPQTLSVPADSPHVEQAADFIEFVMRAENLASLAQGEWLVPASGPARDALHTATGGRDGWEATLAGAQYLTPAPFRSVTGYPQWEDQIATPALQRYLADQIDLATVQRELTDGWTQVSGG from the coding sequence ATGCTGCGCAGGTTGGGAGTGACGGCGGCGGCGGTCCTGCTCGCCGGCTGCGCCACCGCGCCGGTGGGACCCGATGAGGACGAGGCCGTCGGCCCGGTCACGCTGCGGTTCCTGAGCCTGGCGTCCCATGAGGCGGGCGTGGCCGCGACCGAGCGCATCGTCGCCGCGTGGAACGCCGCGCACCCCGACGTGCAGGTGCAGCTCGCCGAGGGCACCTGGGACTCGGTGCGCGACCAGCTCGCCACGCAGTTCCAGGGCGGCACGGCCCCGGACGTCATCCACGCCGAGTCGACCGACGTCACCGGCTTCGCCCGGCAGGGCCACCTCGCCGACCTCGGTCCGCACCTGTCGGAGGAGACGAGGGCGAGCGTGCCGCAGGGTGTCTGGGATGCCGTCACGGTGGACGGGACGGTGGTCGCGGCGCCGACGCTGCTGCAGTCGTACGTCGTGTTCGCGAACACCACCTTGCTCGAGCAGGCAGGCGTGGCCATCCCGACGAGCCCCACGTGGACGTGGGACGAGCTCGCCGACGCGGCCCGGCGGACCACCACCGCGGACCGTCCCGGGCTGGGCTGGGGCCTGCAGCAGCCGGCGGCCACCGTGATGAGCCTGGGACTGGGCTTCGGCGGCACGTTCTTCACCGGCAGCGGCCGTGCGGCGGCCGTGCGGGTCGGGGACGCCGAGCTGGAGGTGCCCCGCCGGATCCACGACATGGCCTACGTCGACCGCTCGCTGGACCCGGCCTCGCTCACGCAGAGCGGCTCCGACGTGATCACCGGTCTCCTCGCGGGCCGCTACGCGATGGTCGTCGCCGGCAGCTACGTGGCACAGCAGCTCGCCGAGTCCGCGCCGCCCGGCTTCGCGTGGCGCGTGCTGCCCGCGCTCGCCGGCACCTCACCGAACCAGGCGGCGAACCCGCAGACCCTCTCCGTGCCCGCCGACAGCCCGCACGTCGAGCAGGCCGCGGACTTCATCGAGTTCGTGATGCGGGCGGAGAACCTCGCGTCGCTGGCGCAGGGCGAGTGGCTGGTCCCCGCGTCCGGGCCCGCCCGCGACGCCCTGCACACGGCCACCGGCGGCCGGGACGGGTGGGAGGCCACCCTCGCGGGCGCGCAGTACCTCACGCCCGCCCCGTTCCGGTCGGTGACCGGCTACCCGCAGTGGGAGGACCAGATCGCCACCCCGGCCCTGCAGCGCTACCTGGCCGACCAGATCGACCTGGCGACCGTGCAGCGCGAGCTCACGGACGGCTGGACCCAGGTGTCCGGCGGCTGA